From one Meiothermus cerbereus DSM 11376 genomic stretch:
- a CDS encoding IMP dehydrogenase: MNYGIFDVIAQEALEKTQADLARYPYERFETYYTFADKTIIPTFLTQPVSRRQVEVRQLFYTTKGSIELFPAFGASMSMMRSRFARDVWDGGNGGVHILPRVGLSDEERIRDVQASAPALVGAALGTNEKEEFLAELFAQPNLIFASIDIAHGANAAVLPVLAKIRGLGIDSGVILGNVGSIEGFAYAYWLMKLSGFRHFLLKVGVGPGSVCTTRINTGVGVGQLSLLEEIRRFQSVVGYTDAQIISDGGVNSSGDFVKALAYSEGVMMGKFFASGSFEDEVLIKKDGQLEGVLLYGMASMLVTEKRNFIEGSSQTLRAFHHTAQEAIARLREGLQSAMTYVNATNLTEFRGNVRFAKNSAAAITEAGVH; this comes from the coding sequence GTGAACTACGGAATTTTTGATGTCATTGCCCAGGAAGCCCTGGAAAAAACCCAGGCCGATCTGGCCCGCTACCCCTACGAACGTTTTGAGACCTACTACACCTTTGCCGACAAAACCATCATCCCCACCTTTCTAACCCAGCCGGTCTCGCGTCGCCAGGTGGAGGTGCGCCAGCTTTTTTACACCACCAAAGGCTCCATCGAGCTTTTCCCCGCCTTTGGGGCCTCCATGAGCATGATGCGCAGCCGCTTTGCCCGCGACGTGTGGGACGGGGGGAATGGGGGGGTGCACATTCTGCCCAGGGTGGGCCTTTCCGACGAGGAGCGCATCCGGGATGTGCAGGCCAGCGCCCCGGCCCTGGTGGGGGCCGCTTTGGGCACCAATGAGAAAGAGGAGTTTCTGGCCGAGCTTTTTGCCCAGCCCAACCTGATTTTCGCCTCGATTGACATCGCCCACGGGGCCAACGCAGCGGTGCTGCCGGTGCTGGCCAAGATTCGCGGGCTGGGCATCGACAGCGGGGTCATTTTGGGCAACGTGGGCTCCATCGAGGGCTTTGCCTACGCCTACTGGCTGATGAAGCTCTCGGGCTTCCGCCACTTCCTCCTCAAGGTGGGGGTGGGGCCAGGGTCGGTCTGCACCACCCGCATCAACACCGGGGTGGGGGTAGGCCAGTTGTCGCTTTTGGAAGAAATTCGCCGTTTTCAGTCGGTGGTGGGCTACACCGACGCCCAGATTATCTCCGATGGCGGGGTCAACAGCTCGGGCGACTTCGTGAAGGCCCTGGCCTACAGCGAGGGGGTGATGATGGGCAAGTTCTTTGCCTCCGGCAGCTTCGAAGATGAAGTGCTCATCAAGAAGGACGGGCAGCTCGAGGGCGTCCTGCTTTATGGCATGGCCTCCATGCTGGTTACAGAGAAGCGCAACTTCATCGAGGGTTCCTCGCAGACCCTGCGGGCCTTCCACCACACCGCCCAGGAGGCCATCGCCCGCTTGCGGGAGGGTTTGCAAAGCGCCATGACCTACGTCAACGCCACCAACCTGACCGAGTTCAGGGGCAATGTGCGCTTCGCCAAAAACTCCGCGGCGGCCATCACCGAGGCGGGGGTGCACTAG
- a CDS encoding DinB family protein → MKSALLTRFELSLAGLPQILGTATPEQLRLRSLPDKWSAHENFAHLAHFTLVTQDRMARILQEEAPLIERLKPDTEPAFLLLVERSPQDVLAELQELRAQLNQQVAALSEAQLDRIGIHSAAGPMPLKAWLELFLVHEAHHLYLAFWRIREVLQKAR, encoded by the coding sequence ATGAAAAGCGCCCTGTTGACCCGTTTTGAGCTGTCGCTGGCCGGTTTGCCCCAAATTCTGGGCACGGCCACCCCCGAGCAACTGCGCCTGCGCAGCCTGCCCGATAAATGGTCGGCCCACGAGAACTTTGCTCATCTGGCCCACTTTACCCTGGTCACTCAGGATCGCATGGCCCGTATCTTGCAGGAAGAGGCCCCCTTAATTGAGCGGCTAAAGCCCGATACCGAGCCGGCCTTTTTGCTGCTGGTGGAGCGTTCCCCCCAGGATGTGCTGGCCGAACTCCAAGAGCTGCGGGCCCAGCTCAACCAGCAAGTAGCGGCTTTGAGCGAGGCCCAGCTAGACCGGATCGGCATTCACAGCGCAGCAGGGCCGATGCCGCTAAAGGCGTGGCTCGAGCTCTTCCTGGTGCACGAAGCCCACCACCTCTATCTGGCTTTTTGGCGCATCCGCGAGGTGCTGCAAAAAGCCCGCTGA
- a CDS encoding MFS transporter: MRAHTNPWYLVLSSYWFASSFKWFLILLVLLPARVAELVPEPERATRLGLLFALGAVMALIGPPVWGYISDRVGRRMPFLALGTILTAGSLVWMAYAGSYWQLVVAYLLLQMADDMATGPYSALIPDLTARRERGVASGWLGTLQVGGQVVAGAVGFLLANLQWQFLLIALLNLVAAGMVLSLIREVPGLKPQRRGLWESMQAPWRSADFRWVWFTRFLVMLAQYVVQTYLQYYLADVVGTFQAFGQTLATEAFQAVALLGLLISVGAAASAVPAGRLSDQHGRKPIIYVAGVGLAVLMLPILLLPRYDVLIVLALVFGLLYGAYLAVDWALVSDVLPNPQAHATDMGIWQTSIVLPQVLAGSFGAMLDVFNRQSPGLGYTVLFLIAAVCFVLGTVLVRQIRSVR, encoded by the coding sequence ATGCGCGCCCACACCAACCCCTGGTACTTGGTGCTTTCTTCCTATTGGTTTGCAAGCAGCTTCAAGTGGTTTCTGATTTTGCTGGTATTGTTGCCGGCTCGAGTGGCCGAGCTGGTACCCGAACCCGAGCGAGCCACCCGTTTGGGGCTGCTTTTTGCCCTCGGTGCAGTGATGGCCTTGATCGGGCCGCCGGTCTGGGGCTACATCTCCGACCGGGTGGGCCGCCGCATGCCTTTTTTGGCACTGGGAACCATCTTGACGGCGGGCTCGCTGGTCTGGATGGCCTATGCGGGTAGCTACTGGCAGCTGGTGGTGGCCTATTTGTTGCTTCAGATGGCCGACGACATGGCCACTGGCCCATATTCAGCCCTGATCCCCGACCTCACCGCTCGGCGCGAGCGCGGGGTGGCCTCGGGCTGGCTGGGCACGCTCCAGGTGGGTGGCCAGGTGGTGGCCGGTGCGGTGGGCTTTTTGCTGGCCAACCTGCAGTGGCAGTTCCTGCTGATTGCCTTGCTCAATCTGGTTGCAGCCGGGATGGTTCTGAGCCTGATCCGCGAGGTGCCGGGCCTAAAACCGCAGCGGCGGGGGCTTTGGGAGAGCATGCAGGCCCCCTGGCGCAGCGCCGACTTTCGCTGGGTCTGGTTTACGCGCTTTCTGGTAATGCTGGCGCAGTACGTGGTGCAGACCTATTTGCAGTACTACCTGGCCGATGTGGTAGGAACCTTCCAGGCTTTCGGCCAGACCCTGGCTACCGAGGCCTTCCAGGCAGTAGCCCTGCTGGGGTTGCTAATTTCTGTTGGCGCTGCTGCTTCTGCTGTGCCAGCAGGGCGTTTGTCCGACCAGCATGGCCGCAAACCCATCATCTATGTTGCGGGGGTGGGGCTGGCGGTGCTGATGCTGCCCATCTTGCTGCTACCCCGCTACGACGTGCTGATTGTGCTGGCGCTGGTATTCGGGCTGCTGTACGGGGCCTACCTGGCGGTGGACTGGGCCCTGGTCTCGGATGTGCTGCCCAACCCCCAGGCCCACGCCACCGATATGGGCATCTGGCAGACCTCCATTGTGCTGCCACAGGTTCTGGCAGGGAGTTTTGGGGCCATGCTCGATGTGTTCAACCGCCAGAGTCCAGGGCTGGGCTACACGGTACTGTTCTTGATTGCGGCGGTGTGTTTTGTGCTGGGAACCGTTTTGGTTCGACAGATTCGCTCGGTGCGATAG
- the rlmN gene encoding 23S rRNA (adenine(2503)-C(2))-methyltransferase RlmN, translating into MALPQDKTPLLSLPIEQLPGEGYRRGQLATWLYVKGARQWEEMTDLPKALRAEWAAQYRISEFAQVAPYPSQDGSVKYLFTLLDGQKTEAVYMPYLNRKTICISSMVGCPAGCTFCATGRMGFGRNLTAAEILDQILFAAHHQGHAPREIRNVVLMGMGEPLLNVENVFAALKRMLHPQGLAMSPRRITLSTVGIPRGIYKMAESELEVRLALSLHAPDDETRQQIIPTAHRYRITEIMEAVRHYYTQTKRRITLEYTMLKGVNDHEWQARALAGLFKGISAHMNLIPWNPWEGAPHQGSPKAQILRFAAILEQQGIPTSVRWSRGRDVGAACGQLALKQPDQPQAQLSRL; encoded by the coding sequence ATGGCTTTGCCACAAGACAAAACCCCGCTGCTCTCATTGCCCATCGAACAACTCCCGGGCGAGGGCTACCGTCGGGGACAGCTCGCCACCTGGCTCTACGTCAAGGGGGCCAGGCAGTGGGAGGAGATGACCGACCTGCCCAAGGCCCTGCGGGCCGAGTGGGCCGCGCAGTATCGCATCTCGGAGTTTGCCCAGGTCGCACCTTATCCAAGCCAGGACGGCTCGGTGAAGTATCTTTTTACCCTGCTGGACGGCCAGAAAACCGAAGCCGTGTACATGCCCTACCTGAACCGCAAGACCATCTGTATTTCCAGTATGGTGGGCTGCCCAGCGGGCTGTACCTTTTGTGCAACCGGCAGGATGGGCTTTGGGCGCAACCTCACGGCCGCCGAGATCCTGGATCAGATTTTGTTTGCCGCCCACCACCAGGGCCACGCCCCCCGCGAGATCCGCAACGTGGTGCTGATGGGCATGGGCGAGCCGCTTTTGAATGTGGAGAACGTATTTGCAGCCCTGAAGCGGATGCTGCACCCCCAGGGGCTGGCCATGAGCCCCCGCCGCATTACCCTCTCGACGGTGGGGATTCCCAGGGGCATCTACAAAATGGCCGAGTCGGAGCTGGAGGTGCGCCTGGCCCTCTCGCTGCACGCCCCCGACGACGAAACCCGCCAGCAGATTATCCCCACCGCCCACCGCTACCGCATTACCGAAATTATGGAAGCCGTGCGGCACTACTACACCCAGACCAAGCGCCGCATCACCCTGGAATACACCATGCTCAAGGGTGTTAACGACCACGAGTGGCAGGCCCGCGCCCTGGCTGGACTCTTCAAGGGCATCAGCGCCCACATGAACCTGATTCCCTGGAACCCCTGGGAGGGGGCTCCCCACCAGGGTAGCCCCAAAGCACAAATCCTGAGGTTTGCGGCCATATTGGAGCAGCAGGGCATCCCCACCTCGGTGCGCTGGAGCCGGGGGCGTGATGTGGGTGCCGCCTGTGGGCAGCTCGCGCTCAAGCAGCCCGACCAGCCCCAGGCTCAACTTTCTCGGCTGTAA